Within the Mastacembelus armatus chromosome 10, fMasArm1.2, whole genome shotgun sequence genome, the region GAGGATGTGAAAAAAGAGATCAAGAGGGGAAATAAATTGGTAAGTAGCCACAGTATGTCTTTGTGTTATATTGTGAAAtccactgtatataaaatattacattttagatactaacaaataatgaaaatggcAGCGTACATAGATTTACGAATGTTTTAATTTACAGcctatttaatatatatattttttgtctttttttattatattgagTGCATCTGTGCTGTCTTCCCTGTTGaattcaatttgtttttctcttgcaaTGAGCATATTTGCCCCACGGAGGTATCATTTGATGGGATTTGCATATGGGCTTTCAGACAGTTGGGTCTCTCAGGGCCCCATCAGCTTTGCAGAGAAATTATTATTCAGATCCACATCACAAAGTCAAATTTCCCATAGCTAATTGACGGTACATTATAGTTGTGAGCTGTATTTCAAGACAATAAATGGTTCTGGAGCAGCACATGTTCTGTTGATTTTTCTGAAAGATGCAGCTGTGTTTCGTTTCCCTTCAGATGTGTTCTTCGTGTCACCGCCCAGGTGCCACTATCGGATGTGATGTGAAGACGTGCCGGAGGACGTATCACTATTACTGCGCTGTGAAGGACAAGGCCCAGATCAAAGAGAATCCTTCACAGGGGATTTACCTGTACATACTTTTACCCTTGGGCTTTCTGCAAATTcatctaaaataaatgaagctgtttttcattcaggctcaattaaattaaaatacatatatatgtttttttgtttgtttgtttgtttttgtatctgGATGTAGTGTTTACTGTCGCAAACACCGGGATGCTTCTCAGGATGGCCTTCAAGGTAAAGTATGTTTAAGCATCTGTTATACCACTAAATTACATGGACGATTAGATTTTCAGCTGGATATCTTAGAGCAAATGAATATGATTTGTCTGATTCACTGTATTTCTCAGTGACTTGTGTTGATAAATTCTAATATTACTACAAAACATGTTCACAATTATTTGCTTTGTACttgtacattacattacagtatatttaagtTCCTGGCCTGTTCCTGAAATTTGCGTCATTTTATAAGTTATTttcatgcaaaagaaaaatctgcCTTTTTCATGACTTTGTTTGTATGCTATTAGACGAAGAGAGAGGTGTGGCCAACGATTCAGACTCATCGCCACCACAAAGTAGGGGCAGAGGAAGGTTTGAGAAGGGGAGGGCCAAGGTGGGAGCTCGTGGCCAATCAGAAGACGCACGCTCCACTTCCTCACAGGCTGCGGACGAGGAGAGCTCCTCCCATGTAAGGCAGCACATATGTTATGGTCTGTTGGTTGTGAGGGGcctgtttttcagtgttgttCTATGCGCTCTAGCGGGACAGGTCTCCTCTTCGGGCCAGCCCAGGAGACGCCGGCCAGCGCTGTGGATTTTGCCACGCTGGTgaggaagaaaatgaaacaagagGCATGCTTCACACCGATAATTCCAAAAAAGTAGCTGCGCATTATAAGTGCATGGTAAGATTGTGTGTGCGACATGTTACAAAGTACTTTACTATATAAATGTGCATTAACAGTACGACCACTTCATCTGAAATCCTAATCTCTGATCCATTACAGCTTTTTTCATCAGGGACAGTGCAGCTGACTACTACATCACGGGCTGAATTTGGGAATTTTGATGTGAAAACAGTCATCCAGGAGATCAAGAGAGGGAAAAGAATGGTGGGATTCTGTTGCTTCAGTTTTAAAACCAGTTTTTTTGAAATCTTTGTAtcattaaaaactaaatgatTGGCTCtgttttttcagaaatgtacaCTCTGCACTCAGTTGGGTGCAACCATTGGGTGTGAAATCAAAGCATGTGTGAAGACCTA harbors:
- the phf6 gene encoding PHD finger protein 6, with amino-acid sequence MSGQRKGAAARLPKCAFCRTNRDKECGQLLVSDSQKVAAHHKCMLFSSALVTSHSDSDNIGGFSIEDVKKEIKRGNKLMCSSCHRPGATIGCDVKTCRRTYHYYCAVKDKAQIKENPSQGIYLVYCRKHRDASQDGLQDEERGVANDSDSSPPQSRGRGRFEKGRAKVGARGQSEDARSTSSQAADEESSSHRDRSPLRASPGDAGQRCGFCHAGEEENETRGMLHTDNSKKVAAHYKCMLFSSGTVQLTTTSRAEFGNFDVKTVIQEIKRGKRMKCTLCTQLGATIGCEIKACVKTYHYHCGLQDKAKYIENMARGIYKLYCKNHSGNEERDEEDEERENRSRERAATDHGGTRSAQVNGN